Proteins encoded in a region of the Mycolicibacterium neoaurum genome:
- a CDS encoding fumarate reductase/succinate dehydrogenase flavoprotein subunit, translated as MGDLERHTYDVVVIGAGGAGLRAVIEARERGLRVAVVTKSLFGKAHTVMAEGGCAAAMRNVNTKDSWQVHFGDTMRGGKFLNNWRMAELHAQEAPDRVWELETYGALFDRTKDGKISQRNFGGHTYPRLAHVGDRTGLEIIRTLQQKIVSLQQEDKRELGDYDARIRVFHECSITEIVKDGDRVAGAFGYYRETGKFVLFEAPAIVLATGGIGKSFKVSSNSWEYTGDGHALALRAGSGLINMEFIQFHPTGMVWPLSVKGILVTEGVRGDGGVLKNSEGKRFMFDYIPDVFKGQYAETEEEADQWLKDNDSARRTPDLLPRDEVARAINEEVKAGRGTPHGGVYLDIASRMPAEEIKRRLPSMYHQFIELAEVDITKDEMEVGPTCHYVMGGIEVDPDSGGAATPGLFAAGECSGGMHGSNRLGGNSLSDLLVFGRRAGLGAADYVRALSADTRPKVSEDALNRATELALDPFEPKANPENPYTLHAELQESMNDLAGIIRKEGELQEALVKIDELKKRYANVAVEGGRVFNPGWHLAIDLRNMLLVSECVAKAALQRTESRGGHTRDDHPQMDRTWRNKLLVCKTVDGAGDKPGDPVVPDVVVTPEEQPVMRPDLLATFELSELEKYYTDDQLAEHPDRKG; from the coding sequence ATGGGTGACCTGGAACGGCACACCTACGACGTGGTCGTGATCGGTGCCGGCGGGGCGGGACTACGCGCGGTGATCGAGGCCCGCGAACGTGGCCTGCGCGTGGCGGTGGTGACGAAATCGCTGTTCGGCAAGGCACACACCGTGATGGCCGAGGGCGGTTGCGCCGCGGCGATGCGCAACGTCAACACCAAGGATTCCTGGCAGGTGCACTTCGGTGACACCATGCGCGGCGGCAAGTTCCTGAACAACTGGCGGATGGCCGAACTGCATGCCCAGGAGGCCCCCGACCGGGTCTGGGAGCTGGAAACCTATGGAGCGCTGTTCGACCGGACCAAGGACGGCAAGATCAGCCAGCGCAACTTCGGCGGACACACCTATCCCCGGCTGGCGCACGTCGGCGACCGCACCGGTCTGGAGATCATCCGCACCCTGCAGCAGAAGATCGTCAGCCTGCAGCAGGAGGACAAGCGCGAACTCGGCGACTACGACGCGCGCATCCGGGTGTTCCACGAGTGTTCGATCACCGAGATCGTCAAAGACGGCGATCGCGTGGCAGGGGCCTTCGGCTACTACCGCGAGACCGGCAAGTTCGTGCTGTTCGAGGCGCCGGCGATCGTGCTGGCCACCGGCGGGATCGGTAAGAGCTTCAAGGTGTCGTCGAACTCCTGGGAGTACACCGGCGACGGCCACGCCCTCGCGCTGCGCGCCGGGTCCGGCCTGATCAACATGGAGTTCATCCAGTTCCACCCCACCGGCATGGTCTGGCCGCTGTCGGTGAAGGGCATCCTGGTCACCGAGGGTGTGCGCGGCGACGGCGGAGTGTTGAAGAACTCCGAGGGCAAGCGCTTCATGTTCGATTACATCCCCGACGTCTTCAAGGGTCAGTACGCCGAGACCGAAGAGGAAGCCGACCAGTGGCTCAAGGACAACGACTCCGCGCGCCGCACCCCTGACCTGCTCCCCCGCGACGAGGTGGCCCGCGCCATCAACGAAGAGGTGAAGGCGGGGCGCGGTACTCCGCACGGCGGGGTGTATCTGGACATCGCCTCGCGCATGCCGGCCGAGGAGATCAAGCGCCGGTTGCCGTCGATGTACCACCAGTTCATCGAGCTGGCCGAGGTCGACATCACCAAAGACGAGATGGAGGTCGGTCCGACCTGTCACTACGTGATGGGCGGTATCGAGGTCGACCCGGACAGCGGTGGCGCCGCAACGCCGGGCCTGTTCGCCGCCGGGGAGTGCTCGGGCGGCATGCACGGCTCCAACCGCCTCGGCGGCAACTCGCTGTCGGACCTGCTGGTGTTCGGCCGGCGCGCCGGACTCGGTGCGGCCGACTACGTGCGGGCGTTGTCCGCGGACACCCGGCCGAAGGTGTCCGAGGATGCGCTCAACCGGGCGACCGAGCTGGCGCTGGATCCGTTCGAGCCCAAGGCCAACCCGGAGAACCCCTACACCCTGCATGCCGAGCTGCAGGAGTCGATGAACGACCTGGCCGGCATCATCCGCAAGGAGGGAGAGCTGCAGGAGGCACTGGTCAAGATCGACGAGTTGAAGAAGCGCTACGCCAACGTCGCCGTCGAGGGCGGCCGCGTGTTCAACCCGGGCTGGCACCTGGCCATCGACCTGCGCAACATGCTGCTGGTCAGCGAGTGTGTCGCCAAGGCCGCACTGCAGCGCACCGAGAGCCGTGGCGGTCACACCCGTGACGACCATCCGCAGATGGACCGCACCTGGCGGAACAAGCTGCTGGTCTGCAAGACAGTCGACGGTGCGGGTGACAAGCCGGGCGACCCGGTGGTCCCCGACGTCGTCGTCACCCCCGAGGAACAACCGGTGATGCGGCCCGACCTACTGGCCACCTTCGAACTGTCCGAGCTCGAGAAGTACTACACCGATGACCAACTG